One part of the Candida albicans SC5314 chromosome R, complete sequence genome encodes these proteins:
- the ARF1 gene encoding Arf1p (ADP-ribosylation factor; probable GTPase involved in intracellular transport; one of several C. albicans ADP-ribosylation factors; N-myristoylprotein; substrate of Nmt1; Spider biofilm induced) — MGLTISKLFASLLGRREMRILMVGLDAAGKTTILYKLKLGEIVTTIPTIGFNVETVEYKNISFTVWDVGGQDKIRPLWRYYFQNTQGIIFVVDSNDRDRINEAREELQSMLNEDELKDAVLLVLANKQDLPNAMNAAEITEKMGLHSIRNRPWFIQATCATTGDGLYEGLEWLSNQVGK; from the coding sequence ATGGgattaacaatttcaaaattatttgcCAGTCTCTTGGGGAGACGTGAAATGAGAATATTGATGGTTGGTTTGGATGCTGCTGGTAAAACCACCATCTTGTACAAGCTCAAGCTAGGAGAAATCGTCACCACAATCCCTACAATTGGGTTTAATGTTGAAACCGTCGAATACAAGAATATATCATTTACAGTGTGGGATGTTGGCGGACAAGATAAAATCCGACCACTATGGCGCTACTACTTTCAAAACACACAAGGAatcatttttgttgttgattcaaATGACCGGGACAGAATCAACGAGGCCAGAGAAGAATTACAGCTGATGTTGAATGAGGATGAGTTGAAAGACGCAGTGTTGCTTGTTTTGGCAAACAAACAGGATTTGCCAAATGCCATGAATGCCGCGGAAATCACTGAAAAGATGGGGTTGCATTCTATCAGGAATAGGCCATGGTTCATCCAGGCCACTTGTGCCACTACTGGAGATGGTCTATATGAGGGGTTGGAATGGTTATCTAACCAAGTAGGAAAATGA
- a CDS encoding uncharacterized protein (Protein of unknown function; Spider biofilm repressed) produces MSITVTFPKSPSTKKRAPAFGIELEFSQQGSSDGAIEKAALAVPVFSVDNQDFVLIRDLAKYWGYPSSYQLIVKLVKCANIEKSQILKTDKDLNKELFELDLIEEADTKIDLFYISLPLVYSRIENKKVFYVSREPEQPKVSKAPTQEKPASVVAAEEDDDNLDDDEEDEVDEDMDEDNDNSGELSKGYKHMHKDHPKYINDDRVTIGQVFHQYGLDPSTPLTHSLFNSINSMSKLNYYKNFGVSGYRFLPNSKLSYAERELVLNANNYNDMHINEKTESKPKKSFRKPIGKSKKHNLQIDPNSIDLSESVIPGQGFIPDFSIHHLCKVPNYYVTSNHQSLPSSFNTKNLNATSNSSYLFNDNVKIKSKSIQKLVFNSDTDNYHHTKYFYTKTYRGPGSGNYKDGALMNKINKIHLSSNKKPRHKRKVSNNNRYNKSLKGLVHEKFDKNFVEYLLSEQRKYTEDYSNLEILHNSLQFNVLLNTYRGVAQETWNNYYKFKLIDFEQLKALQMEANELEERKLDAARHQQWAEEEKLRQERLRLVFEDERNEFEQLQSEFGQRKKDLEEKLRRRQLEASLSDSFEADSENDDESELAQIQQDFESSANALKTKFEAKRKDLINPAPPPQPIETPQLDLNNKFSLPTVYPEIIRNLPLELRGIVQESKEELPPIKKPIHYVTTYPERPNPEYLTRIEIIKLPNANSVGWDNFKKYKDSDV; encoded by the coding sequence ATGTCTATTACAGTTACATTTCCGAAATCCCCATCTACGAAAAAACGTGCACCGGCATTTGGAATTGAGTTGGAGTTTAGTCAACAAGGCAGTAGCGATGGTGCTATAGAGAAAGCGGCATTGGCAGTTCCTGTGTTTAGCGTTGACAACCAAGACTTTGTATTGATAAGAGACCTTGCCAAGTACTGGGGCTACCCTTCATCgtatcaattgattgtcAAGTTGGTCAAATGTGCTAACATTGAAAAGTCGCAAATCTTAAAGACCGATAAGGATTTGAATAAAGAGTTGTTTGAGttggatttgattgaagaaGCAGATACAAAGATTGatcttttttatatttcGTTACCCTTGGTCTATTCAAGAATAGAAAATAAGAAGGTTTTTTATGTTCTGCGTGAACCAGAACAGCCAAAGGTGTCGAAAGCCCCAACACAAGAGAAACCAGCAAGTGTGGTTGCTgctgaagaagatgacgaTAATctagatgatgatgaggagGACGAAGTGGATGAAGACATggatgaagataatgataatagtGGGGAATTGTCTAAAGGATACAAGCACATGCACAAGGACCATCCAAAGTATATAAATGACGATAGGGTTACTATTGGACAAGTGTTTCATCAATACGGACTTGACCCTTCGACACCATTAACCCATTCACTTTTCAATAGTATCAACTCAATGTCGAAGCTAAACTATTACAAGAATTTTGGAGTTTCAGGTTACCGATTTCTTCCCAACAGCAAGTTATCTTATGCAGAACGAGAATTGGTGTTGAATGCCAACAACTACAATGATATGCACATTAACGAAAAGACAGAATCCAAGCCGAAAAAGAGTTTCCGTAAACCCATTGGAAAGTCAAAGAAACATAACTTGCAGATTGATCCGAACTCCATAGATTTAAGCGAGTCAGTGATTCCGGGACAAGGGTTTATACCTGACTTTAGTATCCACCATCTTTGCAAAGTCCCTAATTATTATGTGACATCAAACCACCAAAGTCTCCCGCTGTCGTTCAACACAAAGAATCTTAATGCAACTTCGAACTCTTCGTATTTGTTTAATGATAATGTCAAGATAAAGTCAAAAAGTATTCAGAAGTTGGTGTTCAACAGCGATACCGATAATTACCATCACACAAAGTATTTCTACACCAAAACCTACCGTGGTCCAGGGTCGGGGAATTACAAGGATGGTGCATTGATgaacaaaatcaacaagatACATCTTTCCAGTAATAAAAAGCCGCGCCACAAGAGAAAGGTGTCGAACAATAACAGGTACAACAAGAGTTTAAAGGGGTTAGTCCACGAAAAGTTTGACAAGAACTTTGTTGAGTACTTGCTTTCTGAGCAACGCAAGTATACCGAGGACTATTCCaatcttgaaattttaCACAATAGCTTACAGTTTAATGTTCTTTTGAATACGTATCGTGGTGTTGCCCAAGAGACATGGAATAACTACTACAagtttaaattgattgatttcgAACAATTGAAGGCTTTGCAAATGGAGGCAAATGAGCTTGAGGAGAGAAAATTGGATGCTGCTAGACACCAACAGTGGGCGGAAGAAGAGAAGCTTCGCCAAGAAAGATTGCGTTTAGTATTTGAAGATGAACGGAACGAGTTTGAGCAATTGCAAAGCGAGTTTGGTCAGAGAAAGAAGGATTTGGAAGAGAAATTGCGTCGTCGTCAGCTAGAGGCATCTTTGAGTGATAGTTTTGAAGCTGATAGCGAAAATGACGATGAATCTGAGCTCGCCCAAATTCAACAAGACTTTGAATCAAGCGCCAACGCACTCAAGACAAAGTTTGAAGCGAAAAGAAAGGACCTCATAAACCCAGCACCACCTCCACAACCAATTGAGACACCACAGTTGGATCTTAACAACAAGTTTAGCTTACCAACAGTGTATCCAGAGATTATTCGAAACTTGCCATTAGAGTTGCGAGGGATTGTCCAAGAAAGCAAGGAGGAGCTTCCGCCTATCAAAAAGCCCATACACTATGTAACTACATACCCTGAACGTCCAAATCCAGAGTATCTTACACGAATCGAGATTATCAAATTGCCAAATGCCAATTCGGTTGGATGGGATaactttaaaaaatataaagataGTGATGTATAG
- a CDS encoding uncharacterized protein (Ortholog of C. dubliniensis CD36 : Cd36_34310), whose amino-acid sequence MTQVIEDTYPYLPVYEAVAKESDNDDCQPYFDFITTLKEAKQTDYQSYKYRIDTDFPKIDKLVLRRPTCMPTIPEAVAHLKLLKAFGVLKENVLGCGNDPEKYQIKKWKVFITCAVRRFIIFVSALRDCYSDGSSSRELPFYELQKDASFNETMDSFLPPLDVVMVWHAFLLNPKTFYDVFTREEFIVFAKYPFPLDRLESCIDNESFEYNVSDEYKTNYTNLLKTFTDKANDLKYDVGTFSMHEELVVVYCPQCEVSLSKPIPMTTDRETGFADCQFKAKPQSKNRNIVLHNCYCEDIEELTHDELRKLQLYHDLHNSRPLPNTYKYFSPVLCNPKQSRDPGVASNKVKQAVMKRWSSSKPVYAITKDVDGGLGDYAQSNLICYTVPRGMVIGEDLVGCVLRQEIFTMKMNSMDWLHSPIVLQSVSESLIRYRRFFSMMTDNNLTHMVVPTLDIDLMWHTHQLWMYGYFKDCLSSSCHAVIDHDDKVEAGELDDGFSFASKEYKKRYNEDYSICYCRYCSSHRPEVKLSFWKSSLKSRKKLEREKFSLVTHPLFSLNEGLCHISTHNSIVLPHDAAISRRLESDLPWTKKHFHLQDPANYVVAPSVPAGALIFCKIPM is encoded by the coding sequence ATGACTCAAGTTATAGAAGACACTTATCCTTATTTGCCTGTTTATGAAGCTGTCGCAAAAGAATCTGACAATGACGACTGCCAGCCTTACTTTGATTTTATCACAACCCTAAAAGAAGCAAAGCAAACTGATTATCAAAGCTACAAGTATAGAATTGACACTGATTTTCCCAAAATAGACAAACTAGTTTTGCGGAGACCAACGTGTATGCCAACTATTCCCGAAGCTGTTGCTCATttaaagttgttgaaagCGTTTGGTGTATTGAAGGAAAATGTATTAGGGTGTGGAAATGATCCTGAAAAGTACCAAATTAAAAAGTGGAAGGTGTTTATTACATGTGCCGTGAGGcggtttattatttttgtatCTGCCTTGAGGGACTGTTATAGTGATGGATCTTCGTCCAGAGAACTTCCATTCTATGAACTACAAAAAGATGCAAGCTTCAATGAAACAATGGATCTGTTTTTGCCTCCGCTAGATGTGGTTATGGTATGGCATGCctttttattaaatccaAAGACGTTCTATGACGTGTTTACAAGAGAGGAGTTTATTGTATTTGCAAAGTACCCATTTCCGTTGGATAGACTTGAATCGTGTATTGACAATGAATCTTTTGAGTATAACGTATCGGATGAGTACAAGACCAATTATactaatttattgaaaacattCACAGACAAAGCAAACGATTTAAAGTATGATGTGGGGACTTTTTCTATGCACGAAGAGTTGGTTGTTGTCTATTGTCCACAGTGTGAGGTGTCATTATCAAAGCCTATTCCAATGACAACAGATCGGGAAACTGGGTTTGCCGATTGCCAATTCAAAGCAAAACCTCAAAGCAAGAATAGAAACATTGTTTTGCATAATTGCTATTGtgaagatattgaagaGCTAACTCATGACGAACTACGCAAACTTCAATTGTACCACGATCTTCACAACTCAAGGCCCCTCCCAAATACTTATAAATACTTTTCACCAGTCCTTTGCAATCCAAAACAATCAAGAGATCCTGGCGTAGCTAGTAACAAGGTTAAACAGGCTGTTATGAAACGTTGGAGCTCTTCCAAACCTGTTTATGCGATCACAAAAGATGTCGATGGAGGGTTGGGTGATTATGCACAGTCGAATCTTATCTGTTATACAGTGCCCCGTGGTATGGTGATTGGTGAGGATCTAGTTGGCTGTGTATTGCGACAGGAAATATTTACCATGAAAATGAACAGCATGGATTGGTTGCACTCACCTATTGTGCTACAGAGCGTATCTGAGTCGTTGATCAGATATAGACGGTTTTTCCTGATGATGACTGATAATAATCTAACACATATGGTAGTTCCCACATTGGATATTGACTTGATGTGGCATACCCATCAGCTATGGATGTATGGATATTTCAAAGACTGTTTGTCTTCATCGTGCCATGCCGTCATCGACCATGACGATAAAGTCGAGGCAGGAGAATTAGATGATGGTTTTCTGTTTGCTTCCAAGGAATATAAGAAAAGGTATAATGAAGACTATTCAATCTGCTATTGCCGTTATTGCTCGAGCCACAGACCAGAAGTGAAGCTTCTGTTTTGGAAGTCGTCTTTGAAATCACGAAAGAAATTGGAAAGAGAAAAGTTTTCATTAGTTACTCATCCGTTGTTCAGTTTAAATGAAGGGTTGTGTCATATAAGCACACATAACTCAATAGTTTTGCCCCATGATGCTGCTATAAGTAGAAGATTGGAAAGTGATCTACCATGGACCAAAAAACATTTCCATTTACAAGACCCAGCAAATTATGTTGTTGCACCACTGGTACCAGCAGGGGCCTTAATCTTTTGTAAAATTCCGATGTAG